In Nitrospirota bacterium, a genomic segment contains:
- the pth gene encoding aminoacyl-tRNA hydrolase, protein MKIIVGLGNPGRTYERTRHNAGFMAVDELASILQGACTQEKHHALIGKARLDSEELVLVKPQTYMNDSGQSVAAILRDSYRTASDLIVLHDDLDLPLGSVRVKIGGGHGGHNGLRSIIEYLGSPEFIRVRIGINRPTLNMDSADYVLSPFLAEERPAVSEAIAKAAEAVRRIVVEGPTRAMDVVNQK, encoded by the coding sequence ATGAAGATCATTGTTGGGCTTGGCAACCCGGGCAGAACGTATGAACGCACGCGTCACAACGCAGGCTTCATGGCGGTTGACGAGCTTGCCAGTATCCTGCAGGGAGCGTGTACTCAGGAAAAACACCACGCCCTGATCGGCAAGGCCAGGCTCGATTCCGAGGAGCTGGTCCTGGTCAAGCCGCAGACGTATATGAACGACAGCGGCCAATCGGTGGCGGCGATCCTGAGGGACTCTTACAGAACTGCTTCCGACCTGATCGTACTCCATGATGATCTGGATCTTCCGCTTGGGTCCGTGCGCGTGAAGATCGGCGGTGGCCACGGAGGCCACAACGGGCTTCGCTCCATTATCGAGTACCTGGGGTCACCGGAGTTTATCCGGGTCCGCATCGGGATAAACAGGCCAACGCTGAATATGGATTCGGCGGATTATGTGCTCAGCCCATTTCTTGCCGAAGAACGTCCGGCAGTTTCAGAGGCCATTGCAAAGGCCGCGGAAGCGGTCAGACGTATTGTCGTGGAAGGCCCCACACGGGCCATGGATGTCGTTAATCAAAAGTAA
- a CDS encoding 50S ribosomal protein L25 — MDKIALTAQVREKVGKGAARGLRRDAQVPAVLYSHGKSTPIVMVNKDVSKVLNTEGGAHALINLKLEGGKGAGMKLALIKDYQVDPISGKLIHLDLMEVAMNQKVKIQVAVHISGNSIGVKEGGIFQYGQRDLEIECLPAHIPDFIDVNIEHLKVNESLHVRDIKAPEGVKILTDLDSTVATIQPPISEAKLEEMLTATPAVAAEGAEPELVKKTKKEEEAAAASGAEAKGKEGAKEGAKEAAPKKEAGPKK; from the coding sequence ATGGATAAAATAGCATTAACAGCGCAAGTCAGGGAAAAGGTGGGCAAGGGAGCTGCCCGGGGATTGCGGAGGGACGCACAGGTTCCGGCGGTCCTCTACAGCCACGGCAAGTCCACGCCCATCGTGATGGTCAATAAGGATGTCTCGAAGGTCCTTAACACCGAGGGCGGAGCGCATGCGCTTATCAATCTCAAGCTTGAGGGAGGAAAAGGCGCGGGGATGAAGCTGGCCCTGATCAAGGACTACCAGGTTGACCCCATAAGCGGCAAGCTCATCCATCTCGATCTCATGGAAGTCGCCATGAACCAGAAGGTGAAGATCCAGGTGGCAGTGCACATTTCCGGGAATTCCATCGGGGTGAAGGAAGGCGGTATCTTCCAGTATGGCCAGCGTGATCTCGAGATCGAGTGCCTCCCGGCACATATCCCGGATTTTATCGATGTCAATATCGAGCACCTCAAGGTGAACGAGTCGCTCCATGTGAGAGATATCAAGGCGCCTGAAGGTGTAAAGATCCTGACCGATCTTGACTCGACCGTGGCGACGATCCAACCGCCGATCTCGGAGGCCAAGCTTGAGGAAATGCTTACCGCGACCCCGGCTGTGGCAGCGGAGGGCGCTGAGCCCGAGCTCGTCAAGAAGACAAAGAAGGAAGAAGAGGCTGCGGCCGCGTCGGGCGCTGAAGCAAAAGGCAAAGAAGGAGCCAAAGAAGGTGCAAAAGAGGCTGCTCCGAAGAAGGAAGCTGGGCCCAAGAAATAG
- a CDS encoding ribose-phosphate pyrophosphokinase has translation MNEVKARSREIKIFSGNANLALAKEICQKMDIPLGNALVGRFSDGEINVQIVDNVRGMDVFVVQPTGSPVNRNLMELLIMIDALKRASATRITAVLPYYGYSRQDRKVQPRVPITSKLVADLITTAGANRVLTVDLHAGQIQGFFNIPVDNLFAAPVLLEYLRSKKFTNLTVVSPDAGGVERARAFAKRLNAALAIIDKRRDKPNEAQVMHIIGDVNGHDCLLLDDMVDTAGTLTEGAAALKENGAGMISAACSHAVLSGPAIKRINDSSLDELITTNTIALDTKQQECRKLTVLSVAQLLADAITRIHEETSLSSLFV, from the coding sequence ATGAATGAAGTGAAGGCGAGATCACGGGAAATAAAGATCTTTTCGGGAAACGCAAACCTGGCGCTGGCAAAGGAGATCTGCCAGAAGATGGACATTCCGCTCGGGAACGCGCTGGTAGGCCGTTTCAGCGACGGCGAGATCAATGTCCAGATCGTGGACAACGTGCGCGGCATGGATGTTTTCGTCGTGCAGCCCACGGGGAGCCCGGTGAACCGGAATCTCATGGAACTCCTGATCATGATCGATGCGCTCAAGCGGGCGTCGGCAACCCGCATCACGGCGGTGCTCCCTTATTACGGGTACAGCCGGCAGGACCGGAAAGTGCAGCCCCGCGTTCCTATTACGTCCAAGCTTGTGGCCGATCTGATCACGACCGCGGGCGCGAACCGGGTCCTTACGGTGGATCTGCATGCGGGCCAGATACAGGGGTTCTTCAATATCCCCGTGGACAACCTGTTTGCCGCACCGGTGCTCCTCGAGTATCTCCGGTCAAAGAAATTTACCAACCTGACCGTTGTTTCTCCCGACGCCGGCGGCGTGGAGCGGGCGCGGGCGTTCGCCAAGCGGCTCAATGCGGCGCTTGCGATCATCGACAAGCGGCGGGACAAACCGAACGAGGCGCAGGTCATGCACATTATCGGCGATGTCAACGGACACGACTGCCTGCTGCTGGATGATATGGTGGACACCGCCGGGACCCTGACCGAGGGCGCGGCCGCGCTTAAGGAGAATGGAGCGGGCATGATCAGCGCGGCCTGTTCTCACGCGGTGCTCTCGGGTCCGGCGATCAAGCGCATTAATGATTCTTCGCTCGATGAGCTGATCACGACCAATACGATCGCTCTGGACACCAAGCAACAGGAATGCAGAAAGTTGACGGTGCTTTCCGTTGCGCAGCTTCTTGCCGATGCCATCACGAGGATTCACGAGGAAACATCGCTCAGCTCGTTGTTCGTATAA
- the spoVG gene encoding septation regulator SpoVG: MEITEVRVFPVNNEERLKAYATITIDSVFLIRDLRVINGNAGLFVAMPSRKMKDGTFKDIAHPLNSETRQVIEKKVLAEYERELAKPTKQEPEPKDPEEK; encoded by the coding sequence ATGGAAATCACGGAGGTGAGGGTTTTCCCGGTCAATAATGAAGAGCGTCTCAAGGCCTATGCAACCATAACGATCGACAGCGTGTTCCTGATCAGGGACCTGCGTGTCATTAACGGCAACGCGGGATTGTTTGTGGCCATGCCGAGCCGCAAGATGAAGGATGGAACGTTCAAGGACATCGCCCATCCGCTGAACAGCGAGACCAGGCAGGTGATCGAGAAGAAGGTCCTTGCTGAATACGAACGCGAGCTGGCCAAGCCCACGAAGCAGGAGCCGGAGCCAAAAGATCCTGAAGAGAAATAA
- the ispE gene encoding 4-(cytidine 5'-diphospho)-2-C-methyl-D-erythritol kinase yields MATINTITLLSPAKINLCLSVLGRRPDAYHDVEMLMQMVGLFDEVTVSLGGSGVSVSCDSHAVPSGEENIAWKAALEILRISGQETGLAIEIKKNIPVAAGLGGGSGNAAAVLMALNRLLGIGLDRDRLAEIGARIGMDVPFFFFGPTALARGRGEILTELTPLPHFPVLLVNPGFETSTAWVYKNLNLGLTKKGDCNKIARLNLRNIALGLHNDLEQVTSVVHPVINKIKDALLDQGALGALMSGSGPTVFGIFETVAACRVAADRLSPEGWRSYPVETLTASPFAELRSG; encoded by the coding sequence ATGGCTACCATTAACACAATAACGCTCCTTTCTCCGGCTAAGATCAACCTTTGTCTGTCCGTGCTCGGCAGGAGACCGGATGCGTACCACGACGTTGAGATGCTGATGCAGATGGTGGGGCTCTTCGACGAGGTGACCGTATCGCTCGGCGGATCGGGCGTCAGCGTGTCCTGTGACAGCCATGCGGTGCCATCCGGGGAGGAGAACATTGCCTGGAAGGCGGCATTGGAAATACTCAGGATCTCCGGCCAAGAGACCGGCCTGGCGATCGAGATCAAAAAAAACATACCCGTTGCGGCCGGGCTCGGCGGAGGGAGCGGCAATGCCGCAGCCGTGCTCATGGCTTTGAACAGGCTGCTCGGCATTGGACTTGACCGGGACCGGCTGGCCGAGATCGGCGCCCGGATCGGCATGGACGTGCCCTTTTTTTTCTTCGGGCCGACGGCCCTTGCGCGGGGGAGGGGAGAAATCCTCACCGAGCTGACACCGTTGCCGCACTTCCCGGTCCTGCTCGTCAATCCGGGGTTTGAGACCTCCACTGCCTGGGTCTACAAAAACTTAAATTTGGGGTTGACAAAAAAAGGCGACTGTAATAAAATTGCAAGGCTTAATCTCCGAAATATCGCCTTGGGGCTCCATAATGACCTTGAGCAGGTGACCTCAGTAGTTCACCCGGTGATAAACAAGATCAAAGATGCGCTTTTGGACCAGGGGGCCTTGGGTGCCCTCATGAGCGGGAGCGGGCCGACGGTGTTCGGCATATTCGAGACCGTTGCTGCATGCCGGGTCGCCGCTGATAGACTTTCCCCTGAGGGATGGAGGTCCTATCCGGTTGAAACATTGACCGCATCACCGTTTGCGGAATTACGCTCGGGATAG
- a CDS encoding DUF4292 domain-containing protein codes for MKTRRIIVLIVVLFLFSCLPKKPGIPGTEVPAGPLVQALEQQRQAFTGLKAIASVEVVRRGVKRSFDTVGIVLDAQRRLRVEAFGPLGQSFIALVWDGNDVLLRMQDDDRIMRPGQAGIERLLGMSVEAKDLCAILSGMVTEITRPLDARVFCTQNNACVIELPEGDTVRRIRVLPPSSDLVPALRIAVQELYQSNTLVYRTRYERMQEVSHVLLPRTIVIESPGKGVTITIEYTEADMYVAVADDVFTLSDQGIEEREK; via the coding sequence GTGAAGACCCGCCGGATCATCGTCCTCATCGTTGTTTTGTTCCTGTTCTCCTGTCTCCCGAAAAAACCCGGGATCCCCGGCACCGAGGTCCCTGCCGGCCCGCTCGTCCAAGCGCTGGAACAGCAGCGTCAGGCCTTCACCGGGCTTAAGGCGATCGCGAGCGTTGAGGTGGTCAGGCGGGGGGTGAAGCGTTCTTTCGATACCGTGGGTATCGTGCTCGACGCCCAGCGCAGGCTCCGGGTGGAAGCCTTCGGGCCCCTGGGGCAGTCCTTCATCGCGCTCGTATGGGACGGCAACGACGTGTTGTTGCGCATGCAGGATGACGACAGGATCATGAGACCCGGGCAGGCCGGGATAGAGAGACTTCTTGGCATGAGCGTGGAGGCAAAGGACCTTTGCGCCATCCTCTCCGGCATGGTCACGGAGATCACCCGGCCTTTGGACGCACGGGTGTTCTGCACGCAGAACAATGCCTGCGTGATCGAACTGCCTGAGGGGGACACGGTGCGGCGCATCCGCGTGCTGCCTCCTTCATCAGACTTGGTGCCGGCGCTCAGGATCGCTGTTCAGGAGCTCTACCAATCGAATACCCTGGTGTACCGGACACGGTATGAACGCATGCAGGAAGTATCGCATGTTCTCCTGCCCAGGACAATCGTCATAGAGAGTCCCGGGAAGGGCGTGACGATCACGATCGAGTACACCGAGGCGGACATGTATGTGGCCGTGGCTGACGATGTTTTTACACTTTCGGATCAGGGGATAGAGGAACGGGAGAAGTAG
- a CDS encoding tetratricopeptide repeat protein yields the protein MKKTFALLSLSLFVGACATSPARMPETTSAKIGSGVRTQADAYYHFIIGRLSEEDGEFDVAMNEYEEAFRLDPKAAVVPLSLASLSLRKGQLDKATRYAQQAAELQPDNPQPLMLLANIYTSKKRYDDAVTVYRKVISLNPQQEDSYLYLGSLYASLKRYDEAVETFHALDKINPTLLMSPYYLGRIYTERQMYKEALAEYQRAISIRDDFDPAFIGMAFVYEQMDNVGDAIEAYKKAIGINPHNLEIQQHLAQLYIQQNSLPEALEQLKQVTAMDPRNYDAFVKMGLIHAEQKKYEEAVEAFLVVSRAMPKDLRVKRYLASTLVAVERYAEALAEYQSLRSADPEDTDAVLQIAYIYAQMGRIADAVPLLERALAEQPGKPELYLYLANAYMDLEKYQQAVDTLIRGFQMAPDRDDLLFSLAIAYEKQGKRVEMIATLKKTIELKPDHADALNYLGYSFAEKGENLDESIRLIKRALLIKPDSGYILDSLAWAYYQKGMLNEALAVMREAVGKVEKDPVMREHYGDIYLKFADKDNARLQWLKSLELDPENQNLREKFKEAGFGKPDDLLKDVKPRKKGRQ from the coding sequence ATGAAAAAGACCTTCGCACTTCTGTCGCTCTCTCTTTTCGTTGGTGCCTGCGCAACGTCTCCCGCCAGGATGCCTGAAACCACGTCCGCGAAGATCGGGTCCGGCGTCCGCACACAAGCAGATGCCTATTACCATTTTATCATCGGCAGGCTCTCTGAAGAGGATGGAGAGTTCGATGTTGCCATGAATGAATATGAGGAGGCGTTCCGGCTGGATCCGAAAGCTGCCGTAGTCCCCCTCTCTCTCGCATCCCTCTCGCTTCGCAAGGGGCAACTTGATAAGGCGACCCGTTATGCGCAGCAGGCGGCGGAACTGCAACCGGACAACCCGCAGCCGCTCATGCTCCTTGCCAACATCTATACGAGCAAAAAGAGATACGACGATGCGGTGACCGTCTATCGCAAGGTAATATCGCTCAATCCGCAGCAGGAGGACTCCTACCTGTACCTTGGTTCTCTGTATGCGTCTCTGAAGCGGTACGACGAAGCCGTGGAGACGTTTCATGCCCTCGATAAGATCAATCCAACGCTGCTTATGTCGCCGTATTATCTCGGACGGATCTACACGGAACGGCAGATGTATAAGGAAGCACTGGCAGAATATCAGCGCGCGATCTCCATTCGGGACGACTTCGATCCCGCGTTCATCGGCATGGCGTTCGTCTATGAGCAGATGGACAATGTCGGCGACGCCATTGAGGCATATAAGAAGGCCATCGGGATCAATCCCCACAACCTTGAGATCCAGCAGCACCTTGCCCAGCTCTATATTCAGCAGAATTCGCTTCCCGAGGCATTGGAACAATTGAAACAGGTGACCGCCATGGACCCCAGGAACTATGACGCCTTTGTCAAGATGGGTCTCATCCATGCCGAGCAGAAAAAATACGAAGAGGCGGTGGAGGCATTCCTGGTCGTTTCGCGCGCAATGCCAAAGGACCTAAGGGTCAAGCGTTACCTCGCCTCCACCCTGGTGGCCGTGGAACGGTATGCGGAGGCGCTCGCGGAATATCAGTCCCTCCGGTCAGCCGATCCCGAGGACACCGACGCGGTCCTCCAGATCGCGTATATTTATGCGCAGATGGGCAGGATCGCGGACGCCGTGCCGCTCCTGGAGAGGGCGCTCGCCGAACAGCCCGGGAAGCCCGAGCTCTATCTGTATCTGGCCAATGCGTATATGGATCTCGAAAAATACCAGCAAGCTGTCGATACGCTGATCAGGGGGTTCCAGATGGCGCCGGACCGGGACGATCTGCTGTTCAGTCTGGCAATTGCCTATGAAAAGCAGGGTAAGCGCGTAGAGATGATCGCTACGCTTAAAAAAACGATCGAGCTTAAGCCGGACCACGCGGATGCCTTGAACTACCTCGGCTATTCCTTTGCCGAAAAAGGAGAGAACCTCGACGAGTCGATACGGCTTATCAAGCGCGCGCTCCTGATCAAACCTGACAGCGGTTACATCCTCGACAGCCTCGCCTGGGCCTATTATCAGAAGGGCATGCTGAACGAGGCGCTCGCGGTCATGAGAGAAGCCGTCGGGAAGGTGGAGAAGGACCCCGTGATGCGCGAGCACTATGGTGATATTTACCTGAAGTTTGCCGACAAGGACAATGCCAGACTGCAGTGGCTCAAGTCCCTGGAGCTTGACCCCGAGAACCAGAATCTCCGCGAGAAGTTCAAGGAGGCGGGGTTCGGCAAGCCCGATGACCTGCTCAAGGACGTGAAGCCGAGGAAAAAGGGCAGGCAGTGA